A region of Streptomyces sp. NBC_01267 DNA encodes the following proteins:
- a CDS encoding FAD-dependent monooxygenase — protein sequence MNADVVVAGAGPVGLLTAALLDAAGLSVQVFERNAGPSAHSKAITMHPRTLEALSTLEAGGQRLSEVLVEQGRPTPRAHFAVLPEMLDYSALDTPYPFVLMIPQARTERILADLLRERAVPVHYGQAVTGFEQDASAVRVRVGDAAYEARYLVAADGGHSLLRGLAGIDFPGSPPTTAGFTADVELADPPAAPQHRWHRDTGSLSIVPLPDGQYRIFGTEAVDTGLAPDEVRKVRAEPLTLPELRAKVRRITGTDCGIRDVFWSSWATDSTRHADRYRSGRVLLAGDAAHIHLPAGGQGMNVGMQDAANLCWKLAAEHHGWAPAHLVDGPFDYTHERQPIAARLAANTLAQGVLMNTFTPGVEALRTLFSDLIARGGDTARELAGWLSGLDLAYPAPAGAHPLTGTRAPDLTLTGGTLLHALRQDRFVLADFTPEQRFAGLGSPRVDVRSARPRPGVWSELEAALIRPDGYTAVATGSASPDELSAVVAEWTTPGQAC from the coding sequence ATGAACGCGGACGTCGTCGTCGCCGGGGCGGGCCCGGTCGGCCTGCTGACCGCCGCACTGCTGGACGCCGCCGGGCTGAGCGTGCAGGTCTTCGAGCGCAACGCCGGGCCCAGCGCGCACTCCAAGGCCATCACCATGCATCCCCGCACGCTGGAGGCGCTCTCCACGCTCGAAGCCGGGGGACAGCGGCTGTCCGAGGTCCTGGTGGAACAGGGCCGGCCGACACCCCGCGCCCATTTCGCGGTGCTGCCCGAGATGCTGGACTACTCGGCGCTCGACACTCCGTATCCCTTCGTGCTGATGATCCCGCAGGCACGCACCGAGCGGATCCTCGCCGACCTCCTGCGTGAGCGCGCGGTCCCGGTGCACTACGGCCAGGCCGTCACCGGGTTCGAGCAGGACGCGTCGGCCGTACGGGTCAGGGTCGGGGACGCGGCGTACGAGGCCCGCTATCTGGTGGCCGCGGACGGTGGGCACAGTCTGCTGCGCGGCCTCGCCGGAATCGACTTCCCCGGCAGCCCGCCGACGACTGCGGGCTTCACGGCCGACGTGGAACTCGCGGATCCGCCCGCTGCGCCGCAGCACCGCTGGCACCGGGACACCGGCAGCCTGAGCATCGTGCCGCTGCCCGACGGGCAGTACCGGATCTTCGGCACCGAGGCCGTGGACACCGGCCTGGCGCCCGACGAGGTACGCAAGGTGCGGGCCGAACCGCTGACGCTGCCCGAGCTGCGGGCGAAGGTGCGGCGGATCACCGGGACCGACTGCGGGATACGGGACGTCTTCTGGAGCTCATGGGCGACGGACAGCACCCGGCACGCCGACCGGTACCGGTCCGGGCGGGTCCTCCTCGCCGGGGACGCCGCACACATCCATCTGCCCGCGGGCGGCCAGGGGATGAACGTCGGGATGCAGGACGCTGCCAACCTCTGCTGGAAACTGGCCGCCGAGCACCACGGCTGGGCCCCGGCCCACCTGGTCGACGGTCCCTTCGACTACACCCACGAACGCCAGCCAATAGCGGCCCGGCTGGCCGCCAACACCCTTGCCCAGGGCGTCCTGATGAACACCTTCACGCCCGGGGTCGAGGCCCTGCGGACGCTCTTCAGCGACCTGATCGCGCGGGGCGGCGACACCGCGCGAGAGCTGGCCGGCTGGCTCTCGGGACTGGACCTGGCCTACCCGGCCCCGGCGGGCGCCCACCCGCTGACCGGCACCAGGGCCCCCGACCTGACGCTGACCGGCGGCACGCTGCTGCACGCACTGCGGCAGGACCGTTTCGTACTGGCGGACTTCACACCGGAGCAGCGCTTCGCCGGGCTCGGTTCCCCCCGCGTGGACGTACGGTCCGCACGCCCACGCCCCGGCGTCTGGTCGGAGCTGGAGGCCGCCCTGATCCGGCCCGACGGCTACACCGCCGTGGCCACCGGGTCGGCCTCCCCGGACGAACTGTCGGCAGTGGTTGCCGAGTGGACCACGCCTGGCCAGGCCTGCTGA
- a CDS encoding MarR family winged helix-turn-helix transcriptional regulator, with product MTQKSGTEGTGGTEGAEGTGGIEGAKGVKDADGIEGAGGTDGIDRLISTLAQTHDPALLEAKALAYRLRRVAHRLETELKRELAPHGIELWELELLACLLRAPQRQLTAGALATEMQLTSGAVSNRVGRLEAKGWLVRDFAPHDRRSVTVTLTAEGAARAEEVFATKTETELRLLSALSAERQHRLNNDLRTVLLALKDGEDN from the coding sequence ATGACCCAGAAATCCGGCACCGAGGGCACGGGGGGCACCGAGGGCGCGGAGGGCACGGGCGGTATCGAGGGTGCCAAAGGCGTCAAGGATGCCGACGGTATCGAGGGTGCCGGTGGCACCGACGGTATCGACCGCCTGATTTCCACCCTCGCGCAGACGCACGACCCCGCACTGCTGGAGGCCAAGGCGCTCGCCTACCGGCTGCGCCGGGTCGCCCACCGCCTGGAGACGGAACTCAAGCGCGAACTGGCCCCGCACGGAATCGAGTTGTGGGAACTGGAACTCCTGGCATGCCTGCTCCGGGCGCCGCAGCGACAACTGACCGCCGGAGCCCTGGCCACCGAAATGCAGCTGACCTCGGGAGCCGTCAGCAACCGGGTGGGAAGGCTGGAGGCCAAGGGCTGGCTGGTACGCGATTTCGCACCGCACGACCGCCGCTCGGTCACGGTCACCCTCACTGCGGAGGGGGCCGCCCGCGCCGAGGAAGTGTTCGCCACCAAGACCGAGACCGAACTGCGGCTGCTCTCAGCGCTGTCCGCGGAGCGCCAGCACCGCCTGAACAACGACCTCCGTACCGTGCTGCTCGCCCTGAAGGACGGCGAGGACAACTGA
- a CDS encoding CGNR zinc finger domain-containing protein — translation MSGNPALDLVGTVGSRRDKPVDLLVAPADLEQWVLECDELPDQVTADAATFTAALQLREAIHQLALDRMRDRRFAPTALEIVNDAAVGPEPTVELSDAGLHLSGDLRSALAHVARSGIAVLADRHACLKECGRSGCTRLYLDRSRGARRTWCGMEACGNRVKAAAYRARRQAAEQGRDVGGNQSPMFREPRHPE, via the coding sequence GTGAGTGGCAACCCAGCTCTGGACCTGGTGGGCACCGTGGGGTCCCGTCGGGACAAGCCCGTCGACCTCCTGGTCGCCCCCGCCGATCTTGAGCAGTGGGTCCTCGAATGCGACGAACTCCCCGACCAGGTGACCGCCGATGCCGCGACCTTCACAGCCGCGCTGCAGCTCCGCGAGGCGATCCACCAACTGGCGCTCGATCGCATGCGGGATCGTCGCTTCGCGCCGACCGCCCTGGAGATCGTCAATGACGCAGCCGTCGGGCCGGAACCCACGGTCGAACTCAGCGACGCAGGCTTGCATCTGTCAGGGGATCTCCGCTCCGCGCTGGCCCACGTCGCACGCAGCGGGATCGCCGTGCTCGCCGACCGCCACGCGTGCTTGAAGGAGTGCGGTCGCTCGGGCTGTACTCGCCTCTATCTCGACCGCTCCCGTGGTGCACGTCGCACGTGGTGCGGCATGGAGGCTTGCGGCAATCGCGTAAAAGCCGCGGCCTATCGAGCCCGCAGGCAAGCCGCCGAACAGGGACGCGATGTCGGGGGGAATCAGTCGCCGATGTTCCGGGAGCCGCGGCACCCGGAGTAA
- a CDS encoding haloacid dehalogenase type II, protein MAEVCDVEVVVFDVLGTMVDEQGGLRAAIREAVPASDDASVDHLLTVWQEHVEHEQQRIGEDSRAYANTEIIDREAAQRVAARAGLTDPTVIERLATAGQRLSPWDDSHSGLTRLARRFPVLGLSNASRATLLRLNAYAGLRWHQALSAEDAQAYKPAPDVYRLAVDAAGCPPERVLMVAAHAWDLRGAQTVGMRTAYVRRPVGDPPKRTDTFSWRSNSLDELAATLTAA, encoded by the coding sequence ATGGCCGAGGTGTGCGACGTCGAAGTCGTCGTCTTCGACGTCCTCGGAACGATGGTCGACGAGCAAGGCGGACTTCGAGCAGCCATTCGCGAGGCGGTGCCCGCGTCCGACGATGCGTCTGTCGACCACCTGCTCACCGTGTGGCAAGAGCATGTCGAGCACGAGCAGCAACGCATCGGCGAAGACAGCCGGGCATACGCCAACACCGAGATCATCGACCGTGAGGCAGCTCAACGCGTGGCCGCCCGCGCCGGACTCACCGATCCGACGGTCATCGAGCGACTGGCGACCGCAGGGCAGCGCCTGAGTCCCTGGGACGACTCCCATTCCGGACTCACGCGCCTCGCGCGGCGATTTCCCGTACTGGGGCTCTCCAACGCCAGTCGCGCAACCCTGCTCCGCCTCAACGCGTACGCCGGGCTGCGCTGGCACCAAGCTCTCTCCGCCGAAGACGCCCAGGCCTACAAGCCCGCGCCGGACGTCTACCGGCTCGCGGTCGACGCGGCAGGATGCCCGCCGGAGCGCGTATTGATGGTCGCCGCCCACGCCTGGGACCTTCGCGGAGCTCAGACGGTCGGAATGCGAACCGCATACGTTCGGAGACCGGTCGGGGATCCTCCGAAGAGGACCGACACCTTCAGCTGGCGGTCGAACAGCCTGGATGAGTTGGCCGCCACGCTGACGGCGGCGTAG
- a CDS encoding HD domain-containing protein has product MDDNLRELFDFIAFTARLREVERHNNATSARKESVAEHSWHLALVSWILHREFEREYGHALDLEKMLKLCLMHDLVEIDAGDPSAWSAQPDGDKARIEEEVAQRRFSGLPDGLGAEFLGLWHEYEEGATPEARLVRGVDRLNPALMRLLTGQGWQDVGADATALDRLQLPRVQASEALTTLYREVRDAAVAQGLLPNSDV; this is encoded by the coding sequence ATGGACGACAACCTCCGCGAACTCTTCGACTTCATCGCCTTCACCGCCCGGCTGCGGGAAGTCGAGCGGCACAACAACGCCACCTCCGCCAGGAAGGAGAGCGTGGCCGAGCACTCGTGGCACCTGGCGCTGGTCAGCTGGATCCTGCACCGCGAGTTCGAGCGGGAATACGGCCATGCGCTCGATCTGGAGAAGATGCTCAAGCTGTGCCTGATGCACGACCTCGTGGAGATCGACGCGGGCGACCCGTCGGCCTGGAGCGCGCAGCCCGACGGCGACAAGGCCCGGATCGAGGAGGAGGTCGCCCAGCGCCGGTTCTCCGGGCTCCCGGACGGGCTCGGTGCCGAGTTCCTCGGGCTGTGGCACGAGTACGAGGAGGGCGCGACGCCCGAGGCCCGGCTCGTACGCGGAGTGGACCGGCTCAACCCCGCGCTGATGCGTCTCCTGACCGGTCAGGGCTGGCAGGACGTCGGTGCCGACGCAACCGCACTGGACCGGCTCCAGCTGCCGCGCGTCCAGGCGAGCGAGGCCCTGACCACGCTGTACCGGGAAGTCAGGGACGCGGCGGTGGCCCAGGGGCTGCTGCCGAATTCGGATGTGTGA
- a CDS encoding GNAT family N-acetyltransferase, protein MTELGPVAWPPAPIRTERLVLRESEARDRAAFIELLASPEVHTYLGGPRPRDELEREMPGVPERWPGSFVVDLDGAMIGQILLRRAPEHGRPAAAGKVDLGYLFLPGAWGFGYAAEACAAALDWFDGVLPGNPVVLHTQSANVGSMRLAAKLGFTEVERFRAWDAEQWLGLRSPVPPSA, encoded by the coding sequence ATGACTGAACTCGGACCCGTCGCCTGGCCGCCTGCCCCGATCCGGACCGAGAGGCTCGTGCTCCGTGAGTCCGAGGCCCGGGACCGTGCGGCGTTCATCGAGCTGCTGGCGTCGCCAGAGGTGCACACCTACCTCGGCGGTCCCCGCCCTCGCGATGAGCTTGAGCGGGAGATGCCCGGGGTGCCCGAGCGGTGGCCCGGGAGCTTCGTCGTTGATCTCGACGGGGCGATGATCGGCCAGATCCTGCTCAGGAGAGCACCGGAGCACGGTCGCCCGGCTGCCGCGGGGAAGGTCGATCTCGGCTACCTGTTCCTGCCGGGGGCGTGGGGATTCGGGTACGCCGCCGAGGCGTGCGCGGCGGCACTCGACTGGTTCGACGGCGTCCTTCCCGGGAATCCGGTGGTGCTCCACACCCAGAGCGCCAACGTCGGCTCGATGCGCCTCGCGGCAAAGCTGGGATTCACCGAGGTGGAGCGGTTCCGGGCCTGGGACGCCGAGCAGTGGCTCGGCCTGCGGTCCCCGGTCCCGCCGTCCGCTTGA
- a CDS encoding bifunctional FO biosynthesis protein CofGH, whose product MTDPQPAGPTANAMRRALKRARDGVALDAGEAAVLLQARGDDLRDLAASAARVRDAGLEAAGRPGVITYSRKVFIPLTRLCRDKCHYCTFVTVPGKLRGAGHGMYLSPDEVLEIARQGAELGCKEALFTLGDRPEERWPEAREWLEAEGYDDTLAYVRAMAVRVLEETGLLPHLNPGVMTWTDLQRLKPVAPSMGMMLETTATRLWSEPGGPHHGSPDKEPAVRLRVLEDAGRSNVPFTTGVLIGIGESYEERADAFFELRRTARSYHGIQEVIVQNFRAKPDTAMRAMPDAELEELAAAIAVARHILGPSARIQAPPNLVDAEYALLIGAGIDDWGGVSPLTPDHVNPERPWPHIDELAARTADAGFQLRERLTIYPEFIQRGEPWLDPRLLPHVRALADPETGLAREGVKPSGLPWQEPDEGFTATGRTDLHHTIDTEGRTSDRRDDFDEVYGDWEALREQAAPGMVPSRIDTDVKQALSQAAADPTLLTDDEALALLHADGPALDALTRIADELRRDVSGDDVTYIVTRNINFTNVCYTGCRFCAFAQRRTDADAYTLSLDQVADRAAQAWDVGAVEVCMQGGIHPDLPGTAYFDIAKAVRERVPDMHVHAFSPMEVVNGATRTGMSIREWLIAAKEAGLGSIPGTAAEILDDEVRWVLTKGKLPTATWIEVITTAHELGIRSSSTMMYGHVDQPRHWLGHFRTLAQIQQTALAKGVEGFTEFVTLPFIHTNAPVYLAGIARPGPTTRDNRAVTAMARLLLHPYIPNIQTSWVKLGAEGAAEMLRSGANDLGGTLMEETISRMAGSSYGSYRSIQDLIAIADLAGRPSRPRTTLYGEVPEERVAAATASDGHLPELLPVLGD is encoded by the coding sequence ATGACTGATCCGCAGCCCGCAGGACCCACCGCAAATGCCATGCGTCGCGCGCTCAAGCGGGCCAGGGACGGCGTCGCCCTCGATGCGGGGGAAGCAGCCGTACTGCTCCAGGCGCGCGGCGACGACCTGCGCGATCTCGCCGCTTCGGCCGCCCGCGTCCGGGACGCCGGACTGGAAGCGGCCGGGCGGCCCGGCGTCATCACGTACTCGCGCAAGGTGTTCATCCCGCTGACCCGGCTGTGCCGGGACAAGTGCCACTACTGCACCTTCGTCACCGTGCCCGGCAAGCTCAGGGGTGCTGGACACGGCATGTACCTGTCCCCCGATGAGGTACTGGAGATCGCCCGGCAGGGCGCCGAACTCGGCTGCAAGGAAGCCCTGTTCACCCTCGGTGACCGCCCCGAGGAGCGCTGGCCCGAGGCGCGCGAGTGGCTGGAGGCCGAGGGGTACGACGACACCCTCGCGTACGTCAGGGCCATGGCCGTCCGCGTCCTGGAGGAGACCGGCCTGCTGCCGCACCTCAACCCCGGCGTCATGACCTGGACCGACCTCCAGCGCCTCAAGCCGGTCGCCCCCTCGATGGGCATGATGCTGGAGACCACCGCCACCCGCCTCTGGAGCGAACCGGGCGGCCCCCACCACGGCTCGCCCGACAAGGAACCCGCCGTACGGCTGCGCGTCCTGGAGGACGCCGGGCGCTCCAACGTGCCCTTCACCACCGGGGTGCTGATCGGCATCGGCGAGTCGTACGAGGAGCGCGCCGACGCCTTCTTCGAGCTGCGCAGGACCGCCCGCTCCTACCACGGCATCCAGGAAGTCATCGTCCAGAACTTCCGTGCCAAGCCGGACACCGCGATGCGCGCGATGCCCGACGCGGAGCTGGAGGAACTGGCCGCAGCCATCGCGGTGGCCCGGCACATCCTCGGCCCGTCCGCCCGTATCCAGGCCCCGCCGAACCTGGTCGACGCGGAGTACGCGCTGCTCATCGGCGCGGGCATCGACGACTGGGGTGGCGTCTCCCCGCTGACCCCCGACCACGTCAACCCCGAGCGTCCCTGGCCGCACATCGACGAACTGGCCGCGCGGACCGCCGACGCCGGGTTCCAGCTGCGTGAACGCCTCACCATCTACCCGGAGTTCATCCAGCGTGGCGAACCCTGGCTGGACCCCCGGCTGCTGCCGCACGTCCGGGCGCTGGCCGACCCGGAGACCGGGCTGGCCCGCGAGGGCGTCAAGCCGTCCGGGCTGCCCTGGCAGGAGCCCGACGAGGGCTTCACCGCGACCGGCCGCACCGACCTGCACCACACCATCGACACCGAGGGCCGCACCTCCGACCGGCGCGACGACTTCGACGAGGTGTACGGGGACTGGGAGGCGCTGCGCGAGCAGGCCGCCCCCGGCATGGTCCCGTCCCGTATCGACACGGACGTCAAGCAGGCCCTCAGCCAGGCCGCCGCCGACCCGACGCTGCTCACCGACGACGAGGCCCTCGCCCTGCTGCACGCGGACGGCCCGGCGCTGGACGCCCTGACCCGGATCGCGGACGAGCTGCGCCGGGACGTGTCCGGTGACGACGTCACGTACATCGTCACCAGGAACATCAACTTCACCAACGTCTGCTACACCGGCTGCCGTTTCTGCGCGTTCGCCCAGCGCCGTACGGACGCCGACGCGTACACCCTCTCCCTGGACCAGGTCGCCGACCGCGCCGCCCAGGCGTGGGACGTCGGCGCCGTCGAGGTCTGCATGCAGGGCGGCATCCACCCGGACCTGCCCGGCACGGCGTACTTCGACATCGCGAAGGCGGTCAGGGAGCGCGTCCCGGACATGCACGTCCACGCGTTCTCCCCGATGGAGGTCGTGAACGGCGCGACCCGCACCGGTATGTCCATCCGCGAGTGGCTGATCGCCGCCAAGGAGGCGGGCCTCGGCTCGATCCCCGGCACGGCGGCGGAGATCCTGGACGACGAGGTCCGCTGGGTCCTCACCAAGGGCAAACTGCCCACGGCCACCTGGATCGAGGTCATCACCACCGCCCACGAACTGGGCATCCGCTCCTCGTCCACGATGATGTACGGCCACGTCGACCAGCCCCGCCACTGGCTCGGCCACTTCCGCACCCTGGCGCAGATCCAGCAGACGGCGCTGGCGAAGGGCGTCGAGGGCTTCACGGAGTTCGTGACGCTCCCCTTCATCCACACCAACGCCCCGGTCTACCTGGCCGGAATCGCCCGGCCGGGCCCGACCACCCGCGACAACCGCGCGGTCACCGCGATGGCCCGGCTGCTGCTCCACCCGTACATCCCCAACATCCAGACCAGCTGGGTGAAACTGGGCGCGGAGGGCGCGGCGGAGATGCTCCGCTCCGGGGCGAACGACCTGGGCGGCACGCTCATGGAGGAGACCATCTCCCGCATGGCCGGGTCGAGTTACGGCTCGTACCGCTCGATCCAGGACCTGATCGCCATCGCGGACCTGGCGGGCCGCCCGTCGCGCCCCCGGACGACGCTGTACGGCGAGGTGCCGGAGGAACGGGTGGCGGCGGCGACGGCCTCGGACGGTCATCTGCCGGAGCTGCTACCGGTGTTGGGGGACTGA
- a CDS encoding urea transporter produces the protein MASGLVTSVVRSPVGSFVEAVLRGVGQVMLQDNPLTGAIFLVGIFLSSTTAGLYALLGTAVATATAMLAGVDRAAVRHGLYGFNGTLTGIALSAYATHGYARFGYVVFACVAVTAFTAAVHNFVNSAHIPTLTAAFVATTWVFLAGLRQFGRLSGSTALPAARLPTESLSGAQDLTASDLLHGLFNGIAEVPLQTGLWTGVALLVGIAVNSRISAAATVAGSLIGLLVAWGLGASEATLRSGLAGYNGVLTAIALAGLYYLLSYRSAVFAAVAAALSVVVEGTFTTVLAPVGLPVLTAPFVVTTWLCVFAASSFTRLYAVHPEDATTPEGNLRTVSRRWHSRDRHLNARVPDTPR, from the coding sequence GTGGCATCGGGCCTGGTGACATCGGTGGTGCGCTCCCCGGTGGGGAGTTTCGTCGAGGCGGTGCTGCGCGGTGTGGGGCAGGTGATGCTGCAGGACAACCCGCTGACCGGGGCGATCTTCCTGGTGGGGATCTTCCTGAGCAGTACGACCGCGGGGCTGTACGCGTTGCTGGGCACCGCGGTGGCCACCGCCACGGCGATGCTGGCGGGGGTGGACCGGGCAGCGGTCCGCCACGGCCTGTACGGATTCAACGGCACGCTGACCGGGATCGCCCTGTCCGCCTACGCCACCCACGGATACGCGCGGTTCGGCTATGTCGTGTTCGCCTGCGTCGCCGTCACGGCCTTCACCGCGGCCGTCCACAACTTCGTGAACTCCGCGCACATCCCGACGCTGACCGCCGCGTTCGTGGCGACGACCTGGGTGTTCCTCGCCGGACTGCGCCAGTTCGGCCGGCTGTCCGGGAGCACGGCCCTGCCCGCGGCGCGGCTGCCGACCGAATCGCTGTCCGGGGCGCAGGACCTGACAGCGAGCGATCTGCTGCACGGCTTGTTCAACGGCATCGCCGAGGTGCCGCTGCAGACCGGCCTGTGGACCGGGGTGGCGCTGCTGGTCGGGATCGCCGTCAACTCGCGGATCTCCGCGGCGGCCACGGTGGCCGGGAGCCTGATCGGGCTGCTCGTGGCGTGGGGGCTCGGCGCCTCGGAGGCGACGCTGCGGTCCGGGCTGGCCGGGTACAACGGGGTACTGACCGCCATCGCCCTCGCAGGTCTGTACTACCTGCTCAGCTACCGCTCGGCAGTGTTCGCCGCGGTGGCCGCCGCGCTGAGCGTCGTCGTGGAGGGCACATTCACCACGGTCCTCGCCCCGGTGGGACTGCCGGTCCTGACGGCGCCCTTCGTCGTCACCACCTGGCTGTGCGTGTTCGCCGCCAGCTCGTTCACGCGGCTGTACGCGGTCCACCCCGAGGACGCCACCACCCCGGAGGGCAACCTGCGCACGGTGTCCCGCCGCTGGCACAGCCGGGACCGGCATCTCAACGCGCGTGTTCCGGACACACCGAGGTAG
- a CDS encoding heavy metal-responsive transcriptional regulator, with translation MRIGELATRSGLTTKTIRYYEQAGLMPEPPRTPGGYRDYPATAEPRLAFIRDAQHAGLTLAEIRGVLALRDSGEAPCGHVTDLIHRHLEEIDRRMAELRKTRTALRGLARLADETDPQSCSDAENICRIISPPRRDES, from the coding sequence ATGCGCATCGGGGAACTCGCCACACGGAGCGGACTGACCACCAAGACGATCCGCTACTACGAACAGGCCGGCCTGATGCCGGAACCGCCACGGACCCCGGGCGGCTACCGCGACTACCCGGCCACCGCCGAGCCCCGCCTCGCGTTCATCCGCGACGCCCAGCACGCCGGCCTCACCCTCGCCGAGATCCGTGGCGTCCTCGCCCTCCGTGACAGTGGCGAGGCACCCTGCGGCCACGTCACCGACCTCATCCACCGGCACCTCGAAGAGATCGACCGGCGCATGGCAGAGCTCCGCAAGACCCGCACCGCCCTGCGTGGCCTCGCCCGGCTGGCCGATGAGACCGACCCGCAGTCCTGCAGCGACGCCGAGAACATCTGCCGCATCATCAGCCCACCCCGGCGGGACGAATCCTGA
- the merB gene encoding organomercurial lyase: MRITVLTVPDCPNGPVVQARITTALGGRDAEMELVEVSEQAEAERAGMSGSPTVLLDGVDPFGSAGATPSVSCRIYRHAGGEVDGAPSVDELRTVLTAAGLTSTDLTSTGLPDPADGDCCAGDALDLVGRGSLPAPAADVCCDTLNFFADRTASAWAGQHPDVNGTVVDQASAERIGRTTFGPLLTDS, translated from the coding sequence ATGCGGATCACGGTGCTGACGGTTCCGGACTGTCCCAACGGGCCGGTCGTGCAAGCGCGGATCACGACCGCGCTGGGTGGCCGGGACGCCGAGATGGAGCTGGTCGAGGTATCCGAGCAGGCCGAGGCCGAACGGGCGGGGATGTCCGGCTCGCCGACCGTCCTGCTCGACGGCGTCGACCCGTTCGGGAGCGCCGGGGCGACGCCGAGCGTGTCGTGCCGGATCTACCGGCACGCCGGTGGCGAAGTCGACGGGGCGCCGAGCGTGGACGAACTGCGCACGGTCCTGACTGCGGCGGGCCTGACTTCGACGGACCTGACTTCGACGGGCCTGCCCGACCCGGCGGACGGCGACTGCTGCGCGGGGGACGCGCTGGACCTGGTCGGCCGGGGCAGTCTCCCGGCGCCGGCTGCCGACGTCTGCTGCGACACCCTGAACTTCTTCGCCGACCGGACCGCTTCGGCCTGGGCCGGTCAGCACCCCGATGTGAACGGCACCGTCGTCGACCAGGCGAGTGCCGAGAGGATCGGCCGGACGACCTTCGGGCCGCTGCTGACCGACAGCTGA
- a CDS encoding alpha/beta fold hydrolase: protein MIENNGHKLAFHVTPGHLPAIVLDAGGGLDSSQWKKIAPALAKKTGSEVITYDRTGMGKSEEIIGSWNAENAASDLEAGLTKLGVTHNVILVSHSQAGEVATYFAKKNPRWLSGAVLVDASLPNFYTDSETARIEAANQGQVAALDGQLSTRVTRQLLATASNYGPMHRAYHAVSWPKSVPATVIASSATPFDTPEDAQLWRDALRQFADASANRQLVVAEKTSHDIPAERPDVVIKAVENMVKAHG from the coding sequence ATGATCGAGAACAACGGGCACAAGCTGGCCTTCCACGTCACGCCCGGCCACCTCCCGGCCATCGTCCTGGATGCCGGGGGCGGTCTGGACTCGTCGCAGTGGAAGAAGATCGCGCCCGCCCTGGCCAAGAAGACCGGATCCGAGGTCATCACCTATGACCGGACCGGAATGGGAAAGAGCGAAGAAATCATCGGCTCCTGGAATGCGGAGAATGCCGCATCGGATCTGGAGGCCGGTCTCACCAAGCTCGGTGTCACCCACAACGTGATTCTCGTATCGCATTCCCAGGCGGGCGAGGTGGCCACCTATTTCGCGAAGAAGAATCCGCGCTGGCTGTCCGGCGCCGTGCTTGTGGACGCGAGCCTGCCCAATTTCTACACGGACAGCGAAACTGCGCGAATCGAGGCGGCGAACCAGGGGCAGGTGGCGGCGCTCGACGGTCAGCTCTCGACGAGGGTGACCCGCCAGCTCCTGGCCACGGCAAGCAACTACGGGCCGATGCACCGGGCTTACCACGCGGTCTCGTGGCCGAAGAGCGTCCCTGCGACCGTTATCGCGTCGTCGGCGACGCCGTTCGACACGCCCGAGGACGCGCAGCTGTGGCGGGACGCGCTGCGGCAGTTCGCGGACGCGTCCGCGAACCGGCAGCTCGTCGTCGCGGAGAAGACCTCGCACGACATTCCGGCCGAGCGTCCAGATGTCGTCATCAAGGCCGTCGAGAACATGGTGAAGGCTCACGGGTGA